A section of the Clostridium felsineum DSM 794 genome encodes:
- a CDS encoding helix-turn-helix domain-containing protein: MVRNGSETIMYERVNTQVQGVIETEKEVRLVSKLDQLIKERGLTQNKLSLITGIKPSIITRLAHGRTTSINKAHVLSIMIALRITDIRELFDIEFTEETKIQYEKERTEWIETKKLPLSIKAIFAKLAGSRLD; the protein is encoded by the coding sequence TTGGTTAGAAATGGGTCAGAAACCATTATGTACGAAAGAGTTAATACACAGGTGCAGGGCGTTATTGAAACTGAAAAAGAGGTTCGGTTAGTATCCAAGTTAGACCAGTTAATAAAGGAACGTGGACTAACGCAAAACAAACTTTCGCTTATTACAGGCATTAAACCGTCAATAATAACCAGACTAGCCCACGGGCGTACTACTTCAATAAATAAAGCTCACGTCTTATCAATAATGATAGCGTTGAGAATTACAGATATACGCGAATTATTTGACATTGAATTTACAGAAGAAACTAAAATACAATATGAAAAAGAGCGCACTGAATGGATAGAAACAAAGAAGCTACCGTTATCTATAAAAGCTATTTTCGCCAAGCTTGCAGGTTCTAGATTAGATTAA
- a CDS encoding DNA polymerase — protein sequence MGEDLQLNLSSLKLGEGKGTEEAEARAKQVTEKKVKARYIPTWEEVWVTGYGSKKGILQTKISELDKKRLLDVKNAVEIGEIGTGVESLNKFSKSHALGLYKLLLEQRKTQIIADMVANKPENYYLLMEKDTELYTEFISLLYKETEIGFDTETTGLDYDKDHIVGMSFTLPTVDKHYYIPIRHVDAETRQHVQGQLSPAFVFKGIRNYLEDPTKGKILHNFLFDAHMVKREGVSIRGLKMDTLHAMKVLNENEPSYALKNLATKYGKYFGFEDKSMTYEELFGKGGFEATPLDIATVYACKDTHLCYKFSKWLGVQFDRLPKLKQLYYEVELPNTEISFSMEHNGILVDLDFAGKYAIELDKEVTKMGERLQQEIGVEKIDSPRQLANVIYGAWGAEDKKGNQSVDADTLKSLSSKYPILKELLTYRDLKKLLSTYFKPLPSKIWQSDKRLHGKFNQLGTHTGRYSSNEPNMANIPPKARPMFIAPEGKILYGADLSQQEPRCLALLSGDTDFQAPYLNGVDLYSNLASRIFHKPVEECGDGSKYRKMAKVGLLAKLYGVSPYSMSQQLGITVEEALQFMSDFDRAYPVAKTFMDGLVKQADTLGYVETMCGRKRRFLGHTEVAKQYHKVAPSYKELREEITEICDGEFPKEWWKDKRIPKPLLNKYRTVNKQFWEVASKYNRVARQAVNAVVQGSSADYTKTIMRNLYQYLNTLGEDYKLLLTIYDELIFELPDNTPVEVFQEIDRIMTSVEWFKFPMKTDKVVMYRWYEDIPLENWLADRDNYNKKRGL from the coding sequence ATGGGAGAAGATTTGCAGTTAAATTTAAGCAGTTTAAAGTTAGGGGAAGGAAAAGGCACGGAAGAAGCAGAAGCAAGGGCAAAGCAGGTCACAGAAAAGAAAGTTAAAGCACGATATATACCAACTTGGGAGGAGGTTTGGGTTACTGGATATGGTAGTAAAAAAGGCATACTACAAACTAAAATATCTGAACTAGATAAGAAGCGACTATTAGATGTGAAAAATGCTGTAGAAATTGGCGAGATAGGCACTGGTGTGGAATCCCTTAATAAATTCAGTAAGTCCCATGCGTTGGGGCTATATAAGCTTCTGTTGGAACAACGAAAGACACAAATAATAGCCGATATGGTCGCAAATAAACCGGAAAATTACTATTTACTTATGGAAAAGGATACGGAACTGTACACGGAATTTATTAGCCTTTTGTACAAGGAAACAGAGATCGGGTTTGATACAGAAACTACTGGACTAGATTACGATAAAGACCATATAGTTGGAATGTCCTTTACATTACCTACAGTGGATAAACATTACTATATACCGATTAGACACGTAGACGCGGAAACAAGGCAACATGTACAAGGGCAGTTATCACCCGCATTTGTATTCAAGGGAATCCGTAATTATCTGGAAGACCCGACAAAAGGTAAAATACTACACAACTTTCTGTTTGACGCCCACATGGTTAAAAGGGAGGGTGTAAGTATTAGGGGTCTGAAAATGGACACCTTGCACGCTATGAAAGTGCTGAACGAAAATGAGCCATCTTATGCCTTGAAAAACCTAGCCACTAAATATGGTAAATACTTTGGGTTTGAAGATAAGTCTATGACATACGAGGAATTGTTCGGTAAGGGTGGATTTGAAGCTACACCACTTGATATAGCCACTGTTTACGCTTGTAAGGATACCCATTTATGCTATAAGTTTAGTAAGTGGCTTGGGGTGCAGTTTGACCGTCTTCCTAAACTAAAACAACTATATTATGAAGTGGAACTGCCTAATACAGAAATCTCTTTTAGCATGGAGCATAACGGTATTTTAGTTGACTTGGATTTTGCGGGTAAATATGCAATTGAATTAGATAAAGAAGTGACTAAAATGGGGGAAAGGTTACAACAGGAAATAGGTGTTGAAAAGATAGACAGTCCTAGACAATTAGCTAACGTAATATATGGGGCTTGGGGTGCGGAAGATAAAAAAGGTAACCAGTCCGTTGACGCTGACACATTAAAATCCCTGTCTAGCAAATACCCAATACTAAAAGAACTACTTACCTACAGGGACTTAAAAAAATTATTATCCACATACTTTAAACCACTGCCAAGTAAAATATGGCAAAGTGATAAAAGGTTACACGGAAAATTTAATCAGCTAGGAACGCATACAGGGAGATATTCCAGTAATGAGCCGAATATGGCTAATATTCCACCAAAAGCCAGACCAATGTTTATAGCACCAGAAGGAAAGATACTGTATGGCGCAGACCTCTCACAGCAAGAGCCCCGTTGTTTGGCGTTACTTTCCGGGGACACAGACTTCCAAGCACCTTATTTAAATGGCGTGGATTTGTATTCCAACTTGGCTTCACGTATCTTCCATAAACCCGTAGAGGAATGTGGGGACGGAAGTAAGTACCGTAAAATGGCGAAAGTAGGATTGTTGGCGAAGCTTTACGGGGTTTCTCCTTATTCAATGTCCCAACAATTGGGTATTACTGTAGAAGAAGCTTTGCAGTTTATGAGTGATTTTGACCGTGCTTACCCTGTAGCAAAAACCTTTATGGACGGTCTAGTTAAACAGGCAGATACTTTAGGTTATGTTGAAACTATGTGCGGAAGGAAAAGAAGGTTTTTAGGTCATACAGAAGTAGCCAAGCAGTACCACAAAGTAGCCCCAAGTTATAAGGAGCTGCGCGAAGAAATAACAGAAATATGTGACGGTGAATTTCCTAAAGAATGGTGGAAGGATAAGCGTATACCAAAACCCTTGCTAAATAAGTATCGTACCGTTAACAAACAGTTTTGGGAAGTAGCCTCGAAGTACAATAGAGTTGCTAGGCAGGCAGTTAATGCGGTAGTACAAGGAAGTTCCGCGGACTATACAAAAACAATTATGCGTAACCTTTACCAGTACTTAAACACCCTAGGGGAGGACTACAAACTTCTCTTAACCATATATGACGAACTTATATTTGAATTACCAGATAATACACCTGTGGAAGTTTTCCAAGAAATAGACAGAATAATGACTAGCGTTGAATGGTTTAAATTCCCTATGAAAACAGATAAGGTTGTTATGTATAGGTGGTATGAGGATATCCCACTTGAAAACTGGCTTGCAGATAGGGACAACTATAATAAGAAAAGGGGACTTTAA
- a CDS encoding thymidylate synthase ThyX, translating to MAEHSPIRKLTVEWKWEDLYYWVSTHFVRHWLGIVHFVGTQRTDRTGEERNSKEQDAPVVHEAEANAQAMINISRKRLCYLASPETRLAWEAVKKEVQKVEPELASCMVKECTYRGFCPEFISCNYHKTPQFQKELTAYRNGINGYNGHNGHE from the coding sequence ATGGCAGAGCACAGCCCAATCAGAAAGTTAACCGTTGAGTGGAAGTGGGAAGACTTGTATTATTGGGTAAGCACCCACTTTGTAAGGCACTGGTTAGGTATAGTACATTTTGTAGGCACACAGAGAACTGACAGAACAGGAGAAGAAAGAAACAGTAAAGAGCAGGACGCACCCGTAGTTCATGAAGCAGAAGCCAACGCTCAAGCCATGATAAATATTAGTAGGAAAAGACTGTGCTATTTGGCTAGCCCAGAAACCCGTTTAGCTTGGGAAGCTGTAAAGAAGGAAGTACAGAAGGTTGAGCCGGAATTAGCAAGTTGTATGGTTAAAGAGTGTACTTACAGGGGATTTTGTCCGGAATTTATAAGCTGTAACTACCATAAGACGCCACAATTTCAGAAGGAACTAACAGCCTACCGTAATGGTATAAACGGATATAACGGGCATAACGGACATGAGTAA